The window TATCGTAAGAAATACCTACGTGAAAAAGAAAAAAATGGCTGTGGCAGAAGAAAGCTATACCGGATGGGAAAAGCTTTCTGCTAAGAAATTATATGTAGACGAACTTTACAACGCATTGATTGTAAAAACTGTTGAAGGATTAGGACGCGGAGGAAAGATGTTTGATAAGGGTATCTTAGACCGTTTTGTAAACTTTGTAGGTGATGGTGCTGAAGACAGCGGTAAAGCTATGAAGCGTGTACAAAACGGAAATGTAGAGACGTATATTCTTATCATGTCTTTAGCTGTGGGAATTATATTAATTGTTAACTTTTTATTACAATAATAATGTCTTGTTTATTATTAACATTATTACTATTACCTCTAGTAGGTTCGGGATTAGTTTTTGCGTGGAAGAGTAATTCCAGCAAATATTTGGCACTAGGAATCGCATTGGTTCAAATGCTTCTTACGTTCTATGTACTTTCGGATTTTGATTTTACTCCGACAGTAGACAGCGTATTGCAGCACGAGATCAATTATCCTTGGTCACAATTTATGAAGAGCTCTCTTCACTTCGGTATCGATGGGATGAGTATGCTTCTTTTATTGCTGACTAACATCTTAGCGCCAATCATCATTTTATCTTCTTTCAATGAAAATGTAAGCTACAGAAATACATTCTACGGATTGATTCTGTTGATGCAATTCGGTCTTGTAGGAGTATTTACTTCTTTAGACGGATTATTGTTCTACATTTTCTGGGAAGTAACTTTGATTCCAATTTGGTTTATTGCCGGACTTTGGGGACAAGAGAATAAAAGGTTTGAATTCACTACGAAGTTCTTCGTATATACATTCGTTGGATCTTTATTTATGTTAGCAGGATTGATCTATGTGTACAACCACTCTGCATCATTCGCATTAACAGATCTTTACAATGCGCAACTGAACGAAACTCAACAGACTGTGGTATTCTGGTTTATTTTCTTTGCTTTTGCAGTGAAATTACCGGTATTCCCTTTCCATACCTGGCAGCCTGACACCTATACCTACTCTCCTACTCAAGGATCGATGTTGTTATCCGGTATCATGCTTAAGATGGCAGTTTATGGTGTAATGCGTTATTTACTTCCAATTACTCCACTTCCGATTGCCGGAATTTCAGGACAGATTGTAATCATCCTTGCGATCGTAGGAATTGTTCACGGAGCATTGATTGCGATCATCCAGACAGATATGAAGAGAATCATCGCTTATTCATCTTTCTCTCACGTAGGATTGATGGTAGCGGGTATCTTCGCCTCAGCAGTAGTTACTTTAAGAGGAACTTTCAATGTGGAAGGTGCTGAAGGAGCATTGGTACAAACTTTCGCTCACGGTATCAACGTTGTTGGATTATTCTACTGTTGCGATATTTTATACAAGAGATTTAAATCAAGAGATATCAGACAAATGGGTGGTTTAGCTAAAGTAGCGCCTAAGTTTGCTGTTTTATTCCTGATTATTATATTAGGTTCAATGGGAGTTCCATTGACGAATGGATTCATCGGAGAATTTATCCTGCTAAAAGCAGTATATGATTTCAACGGAACAGCAGCAGTAATTGCTGGTCTTACGGTAATTCTTTGTGCAGTGTACTTATTGAGATTCTACGGAAAAGCAATGTTTGGAGAAGGAAATGCAGAAGTATTAAGCACAGCAAAAGATTTATCTGGTGTAGAATTCTCTGTATTGGCGAGTTTAGCGGTTTTTGTGATCTTACTTGGTATTTTCCCACAACCGGTAATAGAAATGGTGAGTAGTTCAGTGAAGTTTATCTACACAGCGATGGCTAACTAAAAAATTAAAAGATTTAAAAATTAAAAAAATAAGAGATTAGAGAGCATAAAGATAAAAGACGAAGAGATAAGAGACGGGAATTTTTGAACCGGAAACTTTACACTCTGAACCTTGAACTTTAAACTTCAGATCTCACATCTCAAATCTATATTATGAGTGTTTTAATTATTGTTTTCCTAACGGCAGTTATTGCGTTATTTTCAGGAGTTTTCGAACATGGAAAATTCGCAAGATACATTGGGATTTTGGGTTTAATCATCGCATTGTATGTAAGCTTTATGCCTGAATGTTCGTTCTTCGATCACTACAAGCATATGTATGAATACAGTGCCAATACTGCATTATTCACTAAATTATCCATTGTAACAACTTTATTGTTATTCTTCCTGGGAGGTTTTGCATTCAGCAATCACAGAAGCCACCAGTCAGAATTATATGCATTAATGTTATTTGCATTATGTGGAGGAATCGTACTTTTCGGATACCAGAACCTGGTTACCATGTTCTTAGGTGTTGAAATCCTTTCCATCCCGTTATATGTAATGGCTGGTGCCAACAAAACTGATTTAAGATCAAATGAAGCTTCAATCAAGTATTTCTTAATGGGTGCATTCGCGACAGGTTTCTTACTTTTCGGGATCGCATTTATTTATGGAAGTGCCGGAAGCTTTGATTTATATAAAATCCACGACTTTGGAGTAGCCAATGCTTCAAACGTAATGTTCATCCTAGGAGTATTACTTATTCTTTGTGCATTGGCATTTAAAGTGGCTTTAGCACCTTTCCACATGTGGAGCCCTGATGTATATGCAGGATCACCTTCATTAATCACGGCTTTCATGGCAAGTGTGGTAAAAATCTCAGGATTCTTCGCATTGTTCAGATTAATGACAATCGGATTTGCCGGAGTTACTCACGAATGGATTAATGTTTTAGGAGTATTCTTAATCATTACTTTATTATTGGCAAACGTTATGGGTCTTGCTCAGACGAATGCAAAAAGAATGTTGGCTTACTCTTCAGTTTCTCACGCAGGATATATCGGATTGGTATTCTTCGGAATGACAAGTCTTTCTACTTATAACTTAGCGTTCTATTTATTCGCTTATGCTTTATCTACAGTAGGAGTTTTCATGTGTCTGATCTGGGTAGAGAAATTAAAAAGAGAAACTTCTTTCGGAGCTTTCAAAGGATTGGCAAAAACAGAACCTTTATTGGCAACAGCTGCAGCGATCTCTATGCTTTCAATGGCAGGGGTTCCACTAACGGCTGGTTTCATGGGGAAATTTGCTTTATTCTCTCAGGCAATGAACGGAGCAGCTTTCTTAGTACTGGTAGCAGTTTTAGGTTCTGCCCTATCTATCGCTTACTATTTAAGATTAATTATCGCGATGTTCTTCTTTAAAGAATCAACATTCAAATCATCAGAAAAAGTAACGCTTACTTACAATATTGTTGCAGTATTTGTAATCGCTGCCATTATCATCCTTGGAGTTTTCCCGGATCTGTTTGCAAAAGTGTTCGGATTATAAAAAGTTATCCATACTATATCAAAAAAACCTTTCAGAGATCTGAAAGGTTTTTTTATGTACTTAAGTTTTTAACCTCCTGTGACAGAAAATTCTATGAAATAACTTCTTCTTCAGGAACACAGTTCTACTCAAACATCAGATTAAGTTGTATCCGGAGTATAAAATTACTCCCTGATTTCAGGGATAATTGCCTTATTAATAGATATTTCACATGATTTGGAAGGCTTTTTTGTAAGATTTTTTCTAAATTTCATGCTGAGAAATGAATCTCAGTATTAAAAAAAATCATTAATCACCAATCACATGATTACTTATATGACACTTCCAGATGATACATTGGAAAAAATTGCCTCTGATCTGAAAGTAGAAAATCCAACATACCTCAAAGATTTTCATAATAAGCACTGTGCTATACATGACAGGCTAGCTGAACCAGTGAAAATGAAACCGGGAACGCTGCTTCTTATTCCCTTTGGTGAAGAAATCAAGAAACTTAATCAAGAGATCAATAAAAATGGAGATAGCTTGTACTATCATCCAACACATGGAAAAATACCACATCCTATACCTTTACTCAGTGGGGTTTATACAATAACCCATCAAAAACTTGAAAATGGAAACGTCCATACAAGCTATTCATACCAAACTGAACTTAAATATCTGAAAGCTGAACAAGATGATCATTTCTTTTCATTACAAATATTTGGTTCTCATAAAAATGGAATAGAATCAGACAGCAAAGTTTCAAGCTTATCAAAAGCTACTGCAGCCATCATATTTCCTGTAGAAATCAGAGTAGACAAAACAGGAAAAATAACGGAGAGCAATTTTTTTCATTCAGAAGCGGTGATTAAAAGCGAACTGGATGATCTAAAAAAGTATTTTACAGATGATCTATCTGCATCTTATATTGATCAACTCAAGAAAATAACTGAAGACACGCTTCAACTGGTAAGGAGTATTAGAAACACATTACCTGTTCAGTTTCTTTTTGGTTCTTTTTACAGAGCAAAATATAGCGACTGGACAGATTCTGATCTCTACCATGAATTTATTCCCTGGCTATCAAATGCAGCCCCTATTCGTTTTGAGCTTTATAACCGGATGTTACCAAAAGACAATGATATAATAAAGATTAAGCAATTTGGAAAATCATGCGACTACCGAAATCTGAATCAGCTTTATAATAAAGAGTATGAATACCATGAACAGCATCCCGTCAATCATTACTCGGTGGTCTGCCGTCATGAAGCTGAATACTTTTTAAATTTTACCAATTTGATGATTCAAAAAGTTGAAGCCCAGTTTGAAATTCAGATAGGAGATGT of the Chryseobacterium capnotolerans genome contains:
- a CDS encoding complex I subunit 4 family protein gives rise to the protein MSCLLLTLLLLPLVGSGLVFAWKSNSSKYLALGIALVQMLLTFYVLSDFDFTPTVDSVLQHEINYPWSQFMKSSLHFGIDGMSMLLLLLTNILAPIIILSSFNENVSYRNTFYGLILLMQFGLVGVFTSLDGLLFYIFWEVTLIPIWFIAGLWGQENKRFEFTTKFFVYTFVGSLFMLAGLIYVYNHSASFALTDLYNAQLNETQQTVVFWFIFFAFAVKLPVFPFHTWQPDTYTYSPTQGSMLLSGIMLKMAVYGVMRYLLPITPLPIAGISGQIVIILAIVGIVHGALIAIIQTDMKRIIAYSSFSHVGLMVAGIFASAVVTLRGTFNVEGAEGALVQTFAHGINVVGLFYCCDILYKRFKSRDIRQMGGLAKVAPKFAVLFLIIILGSMGVPLTNGFIGEFILLKAVYDFNGTAAVIAGLTVILCAVYLLRFYGKAMFGEGNAEVLSTAKDLSGVEFSVLASLAVFVILLGIFPQPVIEMVSSSVKFIYTAMAN
- a CDS encoding NADH-quinone oxidoreductase subunit N; this encodes MSVLIIVFLTAVIALFSGVFEHGKFARYIGILGLIIALYVSFMPECSFFDHYKHMYEYSANTALFTKLSIVTTLLLFFLGGFAFSNHRSHQSELYALMLFALCGGIVLFGYQNLVTMFLGVEILSIPLYVMAGANKTDLRSNEASIKYFLMGAFATGFLLFGIAFIYGSAGSFDLYKIHDFGVANASNVMFILGVLLILCALAFKVALAPFHMWSPDVYAGSPSLITAFMASVVKISGFFALFRLMTIGFAGVTHEWINVLGVFLIITLLLANVMGLAQTNAKRMLAYSSVSHAGYIGLVFFGMTSLSTYNLAFYLFAYALSTVGVFMCLIWVEKLKRETSFGAFKGLAKTEPLLATAAAISMLSMAGVPLTAGFMGKFALFSQAMNGAAFLVLVAVLGSALSIAYYLRLIIAMFFFKESTFKSSEKVTLTYNIVAVFVIAAIIILGVFPDLFAKVFGL